The DNA sequence GTCAGCCAAAAGCTCCTTTTTTCGTTGTCACGCGCGCACTAGCCGGTATAATGCGCCTAGGTTCTAAGAGGGGTAACGGCTGAGGAGACCGGCCTCAGGCGTATACTCCTTTTGGGGTGGTGAAACGAAAATCGGAAAACGCGGAGGTGATCGTATGAAGTGTGTTCCATTGATCAGTTCGGGTGTCGCTGGCCCACTTGGGGTTCTGCATCTCCCGAGAATGTGGCTGAAATGTATCTTGGCGGCTAAAGGTCTTCTTGCTGATGGCTATCCCGACCTGGGTAAGGGATTTGATGCCATGACCTTAAACGCGCTTAATCTGGGCGAAGAAGAAACGCGCAACTACATCCGCACTCACTTGCCGAGCTACACCGAATTCGAAAAATGGGTGCTTGCAAAAAACGGAGGCAAGCTGGACGCAGCTGCGGTCGCCAGGCATAACCGAGCGGTGACCTATTACCTGCACGACGAAGGGACGCGAAAGTCGATCCTTGGTGCGGCTGGGCTCGCCGATGATGGAACGATCCTGGACGCGGTTAATCTCAATAACCTAGATGACTGGACCGAGTTCCATAAGTGGCTGAAGAGCCAGTAGAGTTTGTCTAGCTTTCCGTTTGTGGCGCTGGTCTCTCCGGCCAAACGGCCAGGAGAGCCAGCGCTTTTTGGGTACGGAGGATCTTTTTCTGTGGATGTTTTGCACTTGCCTAGAAGACTGTTCGAAAAGCGCAGGCGCAGGGGGATCGCCAGGGTTTCCGCAAACGACTCTTTCTGGGGGATCGCACCGGTTGGAAGCTCGTTTGCGGGTAGGGGTTAACTAACCCCAAGAAAAAAGCAGGCTCTTGAGCAAATCTCTTGGGCTTTCTTTGCGAAGGATCTCTTTCAAAAAGGCGGGTTGCGGCTTCGGGCTACTTTTTATGGCCTTGGCTCTATCCTCGAAAGTTAGGAAGGAAACAAAGCCCAACCCAACTTTGCGGGGAAGCCTTTCGCCAATGCTAGAAAGCTGGGCCAGACAGAAAGAAAAAGCGTTGACCTTGTGCTTTTCTGGCCGGATCGACTCCGACCGAACGGAGCGTCAAACGCGTAAAGAAAACGCGGTTTAGGCTCCAACAATAGCGAATCAGGACCCATGGATCGGGGCCCAAGCGGAGACACGGAAGAGCAGTGAGGACCAGCGTGGTGGAAAACCGGCTCTTCTGAGGAAAAGCTCGGGGGTAAAAGGAAGGTTGAAAGGGATGGAGCAAGCTTTCTTTTCCTCTGGGGCACAAGCGCAACCAGCTTTGGACCTCTAACCCGGCAGGCGTTCCCCCCGGCATCCTCGCCATCCAAGGCGTTTTTGTTTGAAAGTGACATTTCCCATCCCCTTAGACCAAACGGTGCTTTTCTGCACGAGCTGTGATTTGAAGCTCTTCGCAAGAAAAAAACGTGCGATCAACAGGTTCGATGTGGGAGAGATCCCGCGATTTGGCCAGACGAGTTTTAGCATCTAGCGCTAGTGGAGAAAACCGGGCGCCTCGGTTTTCTCTTTTCCTTCGCGGCGAAAGCCTTGGGTGTGGATTACGAGATGCATTTGAGGAAAGGCCGCCTCAGGATTGGCTAGCGACTGGTGCAGATTGACTTGGCCGACGGGCTCCCGGTAGTCCTGGCGCCATATTTCGGACACGTCCCATTCCGCCTCCTTAGATTTGTGGCGATGACCACAGTTGAGACACGGGCTGCGACGTTTTGCGCTCGGTGTTCCATGAGGCACTTGATGGGCCGCTTCCATAGTTTCCTTTACCCTTTGCCGCGACGAATGGAACTTTTTCCTGCACAGTCCTACCAGTTTACCCAGTCCCTTGTGCAGCGGCGCCCAAAATGCCGATGCCCAAGCCAAGTGTTAACCGGCCCAACCGGCTACGGAGGCTCCAAAACACCGGGTTGTCGAAGGTTGCCAAAGCCGTAGAGCTTTGGGTCGACTGGGGCTTTCAATCCCAGTGCGACTCCGTATATGCGTAAGCTTTTCTCTATTCTCCTGGGCTTTGGAAACGATTGCTAGATTCTTTTCCTTGAGCGGATCACGACCGCACGCCCACGCTTGCAAAGACATTTGCCAAAGCCTAAAAAAACGCGCTCTGCGAGGGCCAGCCGTTTCTCCGAGGGAGCCGAATTTACGTCAGAAAGGCTGGCGCGGTCTCTGCAGGATTCCTTCGGGGGCGAGCACCGGGAGCGCCAAGCACCCGGTGCCACTCCAGAACCAAGCTGGCCAAGCAGCACGGCCTTTTCTTGGTCGTACCAATGAGTAACGAAACAGAAGCAACCCGCGATTACCTAGGCAACCTCCAGGGCCCTTCGGCTCTTAAAGGTTAGCTCTGAAATACCCGACTTATCCAGATGGCCCAAGCCCATACGGACCATTCGATCGTACTGTTGCTTGGTGGCTTCGGCCAGTGGCAGCCGCAATCCCACCTGCCGCGCAAGTTCCAGCGCGATTCCTGAGTCCTTAGCCGCGTGTTCCGCAGAGAAAAAGCAGGCATGATCGCGGTTCTGCATGTCTTCGCCATCGGTGTACAGCACGCGGGACTCAGCTCCTGTTTCAGAGAAGACCTCGCGAACAAGGGTGAGATCCAGTCCGAGGGCCTCAGCAAGTCCTAAACCCTCAGCTAAGCCAGCCGTGTTGATATTCATTACCATATTGACCAGTGCTTTAAGTTTTGCGGCCTGGCCAGCTGGTCCGATATAGCGGACTTTTCGTCCTAAGGCCTCTAAGATGGGTTTGGCACGTTCAAAGGCCTCGGGTTTGCCACCGACCATGAGGTAAAGGGTCCCTTGACGAGCTTGAGTGACACTAGCGGCCATACAAGCCTCTATACTTTGGGCTTTGGCCTTTTCGCAGAGTTGCTCGATTTCAACGTGGATATGGGGGCTAACGGTAGCGCAGTTAATAAAAAGTTTCCCTTCGGCTGCCATAAGCAGATTGTCGCTGGGATTTTCATAGATGCTTTTCTGCGCCTTGTCATCGGTGACTACTGTGATGACGACATCCGAAAGCCGGCTCACCTCGGCTAGTGTCGGAGCTGCGACGCATCCGAGCTCTTTGGCAAGCTCCTCCGCGGCTTCTCGGCGAACATCGTAAACAGCGGAGATGGTAAATTGTTTATCATGGAGACGGCGGGCCATGTTGGCTCCCATCCGTCCAACACCGACAAATCCAATCTTCTCGCTCATGGTTCTCTACTCGCTTTCTAGGTTGGTTAGCTTGATTTTTTGTTTTTGATCTCTTCCTGATCGGGGGTGCTCCCTCAAACAAGCTGCCGTACGAAAAAAACGGCTAGCCGCCACCCCTTGAGCCCTAGTACCGCTTGTAATCAAGTAGAGTCCAAGCGTCAAGCGGTTAGTGTGTCCTGTCTGAGCGTAACGCCAGCGTTCGAACTACTGGTGAGGTTGGAGGCAGAAGGAACCAACATCCGATTGGCTTGCCTCGCTCAAAGAATCAGACCGCAGGCATCTATTCCAACGAAGAATCTTTGCGTTCCCCGTATGGGAAGAGCGTGCGCAGGAAGAGCAAAAAATGAGCCCAGCGGGCGAGCAGAATACTGCGAACTCGAGCGACACTAGTCTCCATGTCTTGGGGAAGTCTCGGCCACAACGGACGGCAACAAAGATATCCGCCGATCAGTCCAAACAAAAGGAGCGGAACGGTTACCGAAAGTCCGGGGGAAATCCGACCTGCCTTGCCTAGAAGAGCACACAGAGAGGAAAAGAGTTCAAAGGCGGCAAAAAGAGTCAGGGAAAGACCTACTCCAGACAGCGTTCCCTCTTTCTTTGTGGCGTCACAGTCAGCAAGCACAAAGCTTAGAAGAACCAAGACCGAGAGAGGCCCCAGCCAGTAGGAGTACCATTGAACCCAATAGGGCGCTAGGATGTCTGAATGGCTCTGACCCGCTTTCCTCTCCTTGTCAAGGAGGCGAGAAAGCTCACCGATCCCCATTTCCTTCGGTTTTTTCTCAAAAAGGATCATTTGGGCTGGGGAAGTAGTCCAGGAATCAAGGAGGATCGTTGGCAGAAAGTAGCCTCGGACAAATTCGCCATCGTTTCCGAACTCGAGAACCTGGACCCCATAAAAGGTCCAATGGCGATCTTGCCACAATGCTTCCTGGGCAATGAGCTTTCGCTTTTCCCTGGCCTCCGCATCGCGCTCCAGCACCTCGACTCCTTGAGCTTTCCCATGCCGCACATCAAGTTCTTGAAAGTACCACAGTCGCCCACCGTCAGGTTCGGGGTAGACAAAACCCCGCAGGACACGGGTACGACTGCTTGTACCACGGAGTTCTGCAACAATGCGTTCGCGCTTGGATTGCGCTCGGCTCATCATGGTCAGCTCAATCCCGAGGAGTGCGACCACGCTCAAAAATCCCAGGGTGAAAAAAGGGAGATAAACAAAAAGGGGCGAAACCCCACAGGCCTGGAGAACAAGAAGCTCATTTCTTCTATGCAGCTGGAGTACTACGTAGAGAGCCGCAAAGAACAGGGCCACAGGCGCCGTGGTGACCAGGGTGGGCGGGAGATAGGCCAGGTAGTACATCGCGATGACTCCTGGGCTTGCCTTGTGGTCTAGGAAATCGTCCAATGAGCTGAAAAGGTCTGCAATCACCACTACTAGGACAAAAGCGGCGACGCAAACCGCGCTACTTGCTAACAGGAAACGGAAGAGATACCGACCGAGGATGGGCATGCTAGATCCAAGGGAAGCTCCGGGGTGAGGTCTCTACCGTGCCAAGGGCTTCCCCTCACCCGAAAAGACTTCTTTTGGAGAGGTTCCATGGCTAACAAGTCTTACGCATCCACGCTGGCGCCCCACCGTCGGTTATCGCACAAGCGAGCCAGCGCTTTGGCCAAGATGCTGGGCAAAGTCCTTTTTTAGCCGAGGTATCGGTAGGATGACAAGGACTAATCCGTTGTGCAAGGATGTCATAGGAATAGGGTTCTTCAGTTGGGGGGGTAGTCGTCTGCAACAAAAGCCGCTTGTCGGACAGGCAGGGTGGGCTTAAAGTAGCTACCGCATACGAGAAAACGGGACCGGAACAGTGCCTGGGCCCGGCGACTTGCTTGTCTTGGCATTCCGCCAGCAAGGGGGTAGTGTTGTAGGGGTCCGGCGGGTAAAGACCCAACTTTGGTTAAGGAGGTTTAAACGAGACGTATGGCTGAGTGGTTTTTAAGGGACCTACCGAACTTTAAGGAGGGCACGATCGTGAAAGGTCGTGTCATTGAGAAGCGTCCCCACGAGGTGGTCATCGACATTGGCTACAAGTCGGAGGGAAGCGTGCCCATAACAGAATTTGAGGATCCGGAGGCAATTCAGGTGGGGGACGAGGTTGAGGTTCTCCTTGAGCAGTTGGAGGACGAGCACGGCATGGTTGTGCTCTCTCGCCAGAAGGCGGCTCAAAAACAAAATTGGGAGAAAGTTGTCCAGGCCTACCGCGAGGGTCTTCCGGTTACGGGAAGAGTGAGGCAGCTCGTTAAGGGGGGGCTCATGGTGGATATCGGCGTGGACGCATTTCTCCCGGCGTCGCAGGTCGATGTTGTGGCACCGAGAAATTTGAAGGATCTGGAAGGCACGGTGATTACTTGTAAAATTGTTAAACTAAACGAAGAAAGAAAAAATGTCGTTCTGTCTCGGCGCGAGATCGTGGAAGCCGAACGAGCGGAGAAGCGCGCCCGCTTCCTTGCCAGCGTCCAGAAAGGAGACCTGGTTCGAGGGGTCGTCAAAAATATTACCGATTTCGGAGCGTTTATTGAACTGGATGGAATTGACGGGCTTCTCCATATCACCGACATGAGCTGGGGAAGGATTAGTCACCCCTCCGAGCTTCTCAAAATTGGCCAGGAAGTTGAGGTCGTCGTTCTCGAGATTGATCGGGAAAAGGAGCGGGTTTCCCTGGGGCTTAAGCAAAAAGCTGAAAATCCCTGGGAACGGATTACCGAGAAGTATCCCCCCGGGACCGTGGTGAAAGGCAAAGTGACCACGCTACTGCCATATGGCGCTTTCGTAGAGCTGGAGCCGGGAGTAGAAGGGCTACTCCATGTTTCGGAGCTATCGTGGACCAAACGAATCAGTAAGCCCTCAGAAGTTCTTTCCGTCGGCCAAGAGGTAGAAGCAAAGGTTCTTGATGCAAACAAGGAGGAACAAAAGATCTCTTTGAGTCTTCGTGCGTTAGAGCCAAATCCATGGGAAAGGATCGCGGAGCGGTTTCCCATTGGCAGTGTGGTTAACGCAAAGGTGCGAAGTTTTACCGCCTATGGAGCCTATGTGGACCTTGCGGAGGAGATTGAAGGTTTTATCCATGTGAACGACCTCGATTGGACACGAAAGATCAATCATCCTTCCGAAGTTCTTAAAAAGGGTGAGGAAGTCCAGGCCAAGGTTCTCGACATCGACAAGGCGAATCAACGAATCCTTCTCGGCATTAAACAGCTTTCTGAAGATCCCTGGAAGACGATCGAATCGCGCTACCAGGTCGGGGATGTTGTTACGGGAAAGGTGACCAAGGTGGCTAGCTTTGGGGCATTCGTGCAGCTGGACGATGGGATTGACGGGTTGGTCCACATCTCGCAGATCAGTAACGAGAAGGTCACGAAGGTAAAAGACGTGCTCAAAGT is a window from the Candidatus Methylacidithermus pantelleriae genome containing:
- a CDS encoding DUF5069 domain-containing protein, with protein sequence MKCVPLISSGVAGPLGVLHLPRMWLKCILAAKGLLADGYPDLGKGFDAMTLNALNLGEEETRNYIRTHLPSYTEFEKWVLAKNGGKLDAAAVARHNRAVTYYLHDEGTRKSILGAAGLADDGTILDAVNLNNLDDWTEFHKWLKSQ
- a CDS encoding NAD(P)-dependent oxidoreductase, encoding MSEKIGFVGVGRMGANMARRLHDKQFTISAVYDVRREAAEELAKELGCVAAPTLAEVSRLSDVVITVVTDDKAQKSIYENPSDNLLMAAEGKLFINCATVSPHIHVEIEQLCEKAKAQSIEACMAASVTQARQGTLYLMVGGKPEAFERAKPILEALGRKVRYIGPAGQAAKLKALVNMVMNINTAGLAEGLGLAEALGLDLTLVREVFSETGAESRVLYTDGEDMQNRDHACFFSAEHAAKDSGIALELARQVGLRLPLAEATKQQYDRMVRMGLGHLDKSGISELTFKSRRALEVA
- a CDS encoding LptF/LptG family permease is translated as MPILGRYLFRFLLASSAVCVAAFVLVVVIADLFSSLDDFLDHKASPGVIAMYYLAYLPPTLVTTAPVALFFAALYVVLQLHRRNELLVLQACGVSPLFVYLPFFTLGFLSVVALLGIELTMMSRAQSKRERIVAELRGTSSRTRVLRGFVYPEPDGGRLWYFQELDVRHGKAQGVEVLERDAEAREKRKLIAQEALWQDRHWTFYGVQVLEFGNDGEFVRGYFLPTILLDSWTTSPAQMILFEKKPKEMGIGELSRLLDKERKAGQSHSDILAPYWVQWYSYWLGPLSVLVLLSFVLADCDATKKEGTLSGVGLSLTLFAAFELFSSLCALLGKAGRISPGLSVTVPLLLFGLIGGYLCCRPLWPRLPQDMETSVARVRSILLARWAHFLLFLRTLFPYGERKDSSLE
- a CDS encoding 30S ribosomal protein S1, which codes for MAEWFLRDLPNFKEGTIVKGRVIEKRPHEVVIDIGYKSEGSVPITEFEDPEAIQVGDEVEVLLEQLEDEHGMVVLSRQKAAQKQNWEKVVQAYREGLPVTGRVRQLVKGGLMVDIGVDAFLPASQVDVVAPRNLKDLEGTVITCKIVKLNEERKNVVLSRREIVEAERAEKRARFLASVQKGDLVRGVVKNITDFGAFIELDGIDGLLHITDMSWGRISHPSELLKIGQEVEVVVLEIDREKERVSLGLKQKAENPWERITEKYPPGTVVKGKVTTLLPYGAFVELEPGVEGLLHVSELSWTKRISKPSEVLSVGQEVEAKVLDANKEEQKISLSLRALEPNPWERIAERFPIGSVVNAKVRSFTAYGAYVDLAEEIEGFIHVNDLDWTRKINHPSEVLKKGEEVQAKVLDIDKANQRILLGIKQLSEDPWKTIESRYQVGDVVTGKVTKVASFGAFVQLDDGIDGLVHISQISNEKVTKVKDVLKVGQEVKARIIKIDKEERRIGLSIKALDYSPEQLEKERVELVRSGEELTSMEEAFSRLEEDYRPGQSKKKAT